A portion of the Sulfuricurvum kujiense DSM 16994 genome contains these proteins:
- a CDS encoding TOBE domain-containing protein, whose product MKIDGRFWLTKEGQSFLGAGRIELLERIDKTGSINAAAKEMKMSYKAAWERINGMNALADQPLIERLTGGKGGGGTKLTPYARELIATFHRFNELHRQFIDRFSEAGDDPERLARILSRTFLTTSARNQLPATLLSIEERGLNGILTLSLAGNHTLRSVITLKSIKNMGLSVGCDLYAIIKSSDVTIVTDPAETDETLNCLQGTIVRIESQDETDEIIFQLNHSTELVALMNPKDTQKLSEGMNAYALIAPSHIIIGL is encoded by the coding sequence ATGAAAATCGACGGACGTTTCTGGCTTACCAAAGAGGGGCAGAGCTTTTTAGGTGCAGGACGTATCGAACTGCTGGAGCGGATCGACAAAACCGGATCGATCAACGCCGCCGCCAAAGAGATGAAAATGAGCTATAAAGCGGCATGGGAGCGTATCAACGGAATGAACGCCCTCGCCGACCAGCCCCTCATCGAGCGGTTAACGGGAGGTAAAGGGGGCGGAGGAACGAAACTCACCCCGTACGCGCGCGAACTTATCGCGACGTTCCACCGCTTCAACGAACTGCACCGCCAGTTTATCGACCGCTTTTCCGAAGCGGGTGACGACCCCGAACGTCTTGCCCGCATCCTCAGCCGTACCTTTCTCACTACCAGTGCGCGCAATCAGCTCCCTGCCACCCTTCTCAGCATAGAAGAACGAGGTTTAAACGGCATCCTTACCCTCTCATTGGCGGGAAATCATACCCTCCGTTCCGTTATCACCCTAAAATCGATCAAAAACATGGGGCTTAGCGTCGGATGCGACCTCTATGCCATCATCAAATCGAGCGATGTAACTATCGTAACCGATCCCGCTGAAACGGATGAAACGCTTAATTGTCTACAAGGGACAATCGTTCGTATCGAATCGCAGGACGAAACCGATGAAATCATTTTTCAGCTCAATCACTCAACCGAACTGGTCGCCCTTATGAATCCAAAAGATACGCAAAAACTTTCCGAGGGGATGAACGCCTACGCCCTTATCGCCCCTAGCCATATAATTATTGGATTATAA
- a CDS encoding anthranilate synthase component I family protein: MISSRHFSLDQFAPIAVYEKAKSLFPQEVSFLFESAGNSEGNYTIIVIGARERLTYSQKNTIYTNAKGKAEHLNISPFEFLKEYYRKLNHKAYREKAQELGVGYIDGFIGYIGYDMVQVFEPVLEESMGNLIDQTDIPDMDLILPKLTLVVSHKNATITMLSSLTPMIERFEEIENVLKSPYSYTPLKPIETDNGGEFIFSKEKFFSMVDKSKEMIKSGDVFQILMTNRYIRHAHIDPFSFYRILRLKNPSPYMYLMEYEDFSIVGSSPEVMVRLSDGDILLRPIAGTRKRGGTKQRDLELEEELLSDPKELSEHLMLIDLGRNDVGRVAKTGTVKVEEMMHVERYSHVMHIVSDVHARLADDKDMFDLLAATFTAGTMTGAPKIRAMELIAEYEGVKRGFYSGTIGYFGFDGNMDSAITIRTALIKPDFVVLQAGAGVVADSVHELEYLEVTNKLGALMSTLDDLVCVE; the protein is encoded by the coding sequence GTGATTTCATCGCGCCATTTTTCTCTCGATCAATTCGCTCCCATAGCCGTCTACGAAAAGGCGAAAAGCCTTTTCCCTCAAGAAGTCAGTTTTCTCTTTGAAAGTGCCGGCAACAGCGAAGGTAACTACACGATAATCGTTATCGGTGCACGCGAGCGTCTCACCTACAGCCAAAAAAACACTATATACACAAATGCAAAGGGTAAAGCCGAACACCTGAACATTTCACCGTTTGAGTTTTTAAAAGAGTATTACCGCAAACTCAACCATAAAGCGTATCGTGAAAAAGCACAGGAGCTGGGTGTCGGGTATATCGACGGCTTTATCGGCTATATCGGATACGATATGGTACAGGTATTCGAACCGGTACTCGAAGAATCGATGGGCAATCTGATCGATCAGACCGATATCCCCGATATGGATCTGATCCTACCGAAACTTACCCTCGTCGTCTCCCATAAAAATGCGACCATCACGATGCTTAGTTCTCTCACACCGATGATTGAACGTTTTGAAGAGATAGAGAACGTTCTCAAATCTCCCTACAGCTATACCCCGCTAAAACCGATTGAAACCGATAACGGGGGAGAATTTATTTTCTCGAAAGAGAAATTTTTCTCAATGGTCGACAAGTCCAAAGAGATGATCAAAAGCGGTGACGTCTTTCAAATTCTGATGACCAACCGCTATATCCGCCATGCCCATATCGATCCGTTCAGTTTTTACCGTATTTTGAGACTCAAAAACCCCTCTCCGTATATGTATCTGATGGAATATGAAGATTTCAGCATCGTGGGAAGCTCCCCTGAAGTAATGGTACGTTTGAGTGACGGAGACATCCTCCTTCGTCCGATTGCGGGGACACGCAAACGCGGCGGTACCAAACAGCGCGATCTGGAACTCGAAGAAGAGCTCCTCTCCGATCCGAAAGAGCTTTCCGAGCATCTGATGCTGATCGATTTGGGACGCAACGACGTTGGCCGCGTCGCCAAAACGGGAACGGTAAAAGTAGAAGAGATGATGCATGTCGAGCGCTATTCGCACGTTATGCATATTGTCTCGGACGTTCATGCCCGGCTCGCCGATGATAAAGACATGTTCGACCTCCTCGCCGCCACCTTTACCGCGGGAACGATGACGGGTGCTCCGAAAATCCGTGCAATGGAGCTGATTGCCGAATATGAAGGGGTCAAACGGGGCTTTTACAGCGGAACAATCGGCTATTTCGGGTTTGACGGCAACATGGACAGTGCCATCACGATCCGTACTGCCCTCATCAAACCTGACTTTGTCGTCTTGCAGGCGGGTGCGGGAGTCGTCGCCGATTCGGTACACGAGCTCGAATACCTCGAAGTGACCAATAAACTGGGGGCTTTGATGAGTACCCTGGACGATCTGGTCTGCGTTGAATGA
- a CDS encoding shikimate dehydrogenase has translation MNVFTIFGDPVSHSRSPLMHNSVFKSLRIDACYTRTPLKEGSQLRDVFFAKALSGANVTVPHKEAAYAQCDEVRGIARTIQAVNTLVLEDGKLIGYNTDADGFMHAIKSFGAIKTALILGAGGTARALSVALSQGGITPTILNRSSGRLEYFKNGGFKTYCWDDFIPTEYDLIINTTSAGLSDNELPIPQELLGVLLVKAKGAVDVIYGKVTPFLKEVKASALPYKDGSDMLLAQGVLASRLFLHGAYEPDTIEVPMKHSFRLP, from the coding sequence ATGAATGTTTTTACCATCTTCGGTGACCCCGTGAGCCATTCGCGCTCGCCGCTGATGCACAATTCTGTTTTCAAATCGCTCCGTATCGATGCGTGCTATACCCGAACCCCTTTGAAAGAGGGTTCGCAGCTCCGCGACGTTTTTTTTGCCAAAGCCCTTAGCGGCGCCAACGTTACCGTCCCCCATAAAGAGGCCGCCTATGCGCAATGCGACGAAGTTCGCGGTATCGCCCGGACGATTCAAGCGGTCAATACCCTCGTTTTGGAAGATGGGAAACTCATCGGCTACAACACCGATGCGGATGGCTTTATGCACGCTATCAAATCATTCGGTGCAATCAAAACCGCTCTGATATTGGGGGCGGGGGGAACGGCACGCGCCCTCAGCGTCGCCCTCAGCCAAGGGGGAATCACCCCGACGATTCTCAACCGCTCTTCAGGACGGCTGGAGTATTTCAAAAACGGCGGCTTTAAAACCTATTGCTGGGACGATTTCATCCCTACAGAGTACGATCTGATCATCAACACCACCTCCGCCGGTCTGAGCGATAACGAGCTTCCGATCCCCCAAGAACTTTTGGGTGTACTCCTCGTTAAGGCCAAAGGGGCGGTTGACGTCATTTACGGCAAAGTAACCCCGTTTTTGAAAGAAGTCAAAGCAAGTGCCCTCCCCTATAAAGACGGTTCAGATATGCTTTTAGCGCAGGGGGTTCTCGCTTCCCGCCTATTTTTGCACGGCGCCTATGAACCCGATACTATTGAAGTGCCGATGAAGCACAGCTTCAGGCTCCCATGA
- a CDS encoding DUF6414 family protein, with the protein MNLYDYIYVDLDKVISLYSQLTGGVVELRETQIEKSASSDNKRNYDFTVFKHDAGGTTQKNEANKETIKPHHSLLQELEQELSSSGFLVDLSQLPNNLTLKDNETRALLKSALCVKCTGRIVIEDYERIKSIGQVFPDITKLINRSHEESLKNTPEYKEIEHKIIELENVNGDKNTKLKKQQEAKELKKLLESLVISSSAIETIPQWILEGMKTWIDAFLPNITNIRVYPFPNETDEHLFGHVDTLNFSIPNSNAFHFTYGSFPTEEFTMLGVITSVPMQTDEDFNPLIEFEKETINDYESVERGFRGMFKGFTGMESMVRTCRYPRVLVHPILVYRQSTPNKTLQKKVTKK; encoded by the coding sequence GTGAATTTATATGATTATATTTACGTAGACCTTGATAAAGTAATTTCGCTCTATAGTCAATTAACAGGTGGCGTGGTTGAACTAAGAGAAACTCAAATAGAAAAAAGTGCTAGTTCTGATAACAAACGAAACTATGATTTTACAGTTTTTAAACATGACGCTGGTGGAACAACTCAAAAAAATGAAGCCAATAAAGAAACAATAAAACCTCACCATTCTTTGCTTCAAGAACTTGAACAAGAGCTTTCTTCTTCAGGTTTTCTTGTAGATTTGTCTCAACTTCCAAACAATTTAACTCTTAAAGACAATGAAACAAGAGCTTTACTCAAAAGTGCCTTATGTGTTAAATGTACAGGCAGAATAGTTATTGAAGATTACGAAAGAATTAAATCAATAGGTCAAGTTTTTCCAGATATAACTAAACTAATCAATCGCAGTCATGAAGAGTCATTAAAAAATACTCCAGAATATAAGGAGATTGAGCATAAAATTATTGAATTAGAAAATGTAAATGGTGATAAAAATACTAAATTAAAAAAACAACAGGAAGCAAAAGAATTAAAGAAATTATTAGAATCGCTTGTAATATCTTCTTCAGCAATAGAGACAATTCCTCAATGGATATTAGAAGGCATGAAAACTTGGATTGATGCATTTCTTCCTAATATTACAAACATTAGAGTTTATCCTTTTCCTAATGAGACTGATGAACATTTATTTGGACATGTTGATACATTAAATTTTTCAATTCCAAATTCAAATGCATTTCATTTTACTTATGGCTCATTCCCAACAGAAGAATTTACAATGTTAGGTGTAATTACTTCTGTACCTATGCAGACTGATGAAGATTTTAATCCTCTAATCGAATTTGAAAAAGAAACAATAAATGACTATGAATCCGTTGAAAGAGGATTTCGTGGAATGTTTAAAGGATTTACAGGTATGGAATCAATGGTTAGAACTTGTCGTTATCCACGAGTATTAGTTCATCCAATATTAGTATATCGTCAATCTACCCCCAATAAAACACTACAAAAAAAAGTTACAAAAAAGTAA